The Glandiceps talaboti chromosome 9, keGlaTala1.1, whole genome shotgun sequence genome window below encodes:
- the LOC144439758 gene encoding C-type lectin domain family 4 member G-like: MQRKTFYSHGLKLTDNIFIIKLRMNYKSATNNDTKPKPDKLVLSELAQVETATCQAGWEKYGKSCYYISKEQVSWETARQTCVGFGGNLATDKDVNTHDFIKGMVESTNFADCNPTWDCNIWFGLQYSSSTGYKWVDGTSLNSGFTVWNTGEPNGDPSTSLCMEYNYASVTELKEHGNWLMGLELQA; the protein is encoded by the exons ATGCAGAGGAAGACTTTCTATTCCCACGGTCTCAAACTTACCGACAATATCTTTATCATTAAGTTACGAATGAATTACAAGTCAGCTACAAATAATGACACTAAACCTAAACCTGATAAACTCGTTTTATCAGAACTTGCACAAG TTGAAACTGCGACCTGTCAGGCTGGCTGGGAAAAATATGGTAAATCTTGCTACTATATCAGCAAGGAACAAGTTAGTTGGGAGACAGCTCGACAGACATGCGTAGGGTTTGGAGGTAACCTGGCGACTGATAAAGACGTAAACACGCATGATTTTATCAAAGGCATGGTAGAAAGTACGAACTTTGCCGACTGCAACCCAACCTGGGATTGCAACATTTGGTTTGGGTTACAGTATtcg TCATCTACTGGTTATAAATGGGTTGATGGTACATCTTTGAATAGTGGTTTTACCGTATGGAATACTGGAGAACCTAATGGCGACCCATCTACTAGCTTGTGCATGGAATACAATTATGCCA GTGTTACGGAATTAAAAGAACATGGCAATTGGTTGATGGGCTTGGAATTGCAAGCTTGA